The following are encoded in a window of Maylandia zebra isolate NMK-2024a linkage group LG5, Mzebra_GT3a, whole genome shotgun sequence genomic DNA:
- the c1ql4b gene encoding complement C1q-like protein 4 yields the protein MVLVLLVAIPLLVHTTKGGGSGGGGTHYEMLGSCKMVCDTFTPPQGELTAVSPQPPDFSNRRGKQGFRGSPGLPGPPGPKGPPGEPGKPGPPGPPGPGPGGYGPSFYSPKIAFYAGLRKQHEGSEILKFDDVVTNVGNYYEPSTGKFTCPLPGIYYFTYHVLMRGGDGTSMWADLKKNGQVRASAIAQDADQNYDYASNSVILHLDVGDEVCVQLDGGKVHGGNTNKYSTFSGFLIYPD from the exons ATGGTTCTGGTCCTGCTGGTAGCCATTCCCCTATTGGTCCACACCACCAAGGGGGGGGGGTCCGGAGGAGGAGGCACGCACTATGAGATGCTGGGTAGCTGCAAGATGGTGTGTGACACTTTCACCCCCCCACAGGGAGAGCTGACAGCTGTCTCCCCTCAGCCCCCGGACTTCTCAAACCGCAGGGGCAAACAGGGGTTCAGAGGAAGCCCTGGACTTCCTGGTCCTCCAGGTCCTAAAGGCCCCCCTGGAGAGCCCGGTAAGCCCGGCCCACCTGGCCCACCAGGGCCTGGACCTGGTGGTTACGGCCCTTCCTTCTACAGCCCCAAAATTGCCTTCTACGCCGGCCTCCGGAAGCAACACGAAGGGAGTGAAATACTCAAATTTGACGATGTGGTGACCAATGTAGGGAACTACTATGAGCCGAGTACCGGCAAGTTCACCTGCCCTCTGCCAGGTATCTACTACTTCACCTACCATGTCCTGATGAGAGGAGGTGATGGGACGAGCATGTGGGCAGACCTGAAGAAAAATGGACAG GTGAGGGCCAGTGCAATCGCTCAAGACGCAGATCAGAACTACGACTATGCCTCCAACAGTGTTATCCTGCACCTGGACGTGGGGGATGAAGTGTGCGTGCAGCTGGACGGGGGCAAAGTTCACGGGGGAAACACCAACAAATACAGCACTTTCTCCGGCTTCCTCATCTACCCTGACTGA